From the genome of Nicotiana sylvestris chromosome 2, ASM39365v2, whole genome shotgun sequence, one region includes:
- the LOC138885776 gene encoding uncharacterized protein — protein MRDHIIGEDYELWDTVTDGPLVTTEKNDEGVDMPNTRAGCTTEDLKKWEKNAKAKKWLVCGLGLDEYNRIQSCTTAKEIWYTLQVSHEGTPQVKRSRGTLLYSQYDNFTINEGETI, from the coding sequence atgagagatcacatcataggagaagactatgaactctgggacacagtcactgatggtcctctagTGACTACAGAGAAGAATGATGAAGGAGTGGACATGCCAAATACAAGAGCTGGCTGCACTActgaagacttgaagaaatgggaaaagaatgccaaggccaagaaatggcttgtgtgtggactgggtcTAGACGAGTATAacaggattcaaagttgtaccactgctaaggagatatggtACACTTTACAAGTgtctcatgaaggaactcctcaagtaaagagatcaagaggaacactactatattctcaatatgataATTTCACTATAAATGAAGGAGAAACTATctag